A genome region from Staphylococcus capitis subsp. capitis includes the following:
- a CDS encoding YfcC family protein yields the protein MKPLEQATNDNKKKKRFNFRMPGAFMILFILTVVAVIATWIIPAGAYSKLSYEPSSQELKIVNPHHQVKKVPGTQKELDRLGVKIKIEQFKSGAINKSVSIPNTYERLKQHPAGLDQITSSMVKGTIEAVDIMVFILVLGGLIGIVQASGSFESGLLALTQKTKGHEFMLIMFVAILMILGGTLCGIEEEAVAFYPVLVPIFIALGYDSIVSVGAIFLASSVGSTFSTINPFSVVIASNAAGITFTDGLYWRIGACIIGAIFVISYLFWYCKKIKKDPKSSYSYEDKVAFEKQWSVLHEDGSSEFTLRKKIILTLFVLPFPIMVWGVMTQGWWFPVMASAFLIFTIVIMFIAGTGQYGLGEKGTVDAFVNGASSLVGVSLIIGLARGINLVLNKGMISDTILHFSSSIVQHMSGPLFIIVLLFIFFCLGFIVPSSSGLALLSMPIFAPLADTVGIPRFVIVTTYQFGQYAMLFLAPTGLVMATLQMLNMRYSHWLRFVWPVVAFVLIFGGGLLITQVLIYS from the coding sequence ATGAAACCGTTGGAACAAGCGACCAATGATAATAAAAAGAAAAAACGTTTTAACTTTAGAATGCCAGGTGCATTTATGATTCTTTTTATCCTAACAGTTGTCGCAGTTATAGCAACTTGGATAATCCCCGCGGGTGCATATTCAAAACTTTCATATGAACCTTCATCCCAAGAATTAAAAATTGTCAATCCTCATCATCAGGTAAAAAAAGTTCCTGGAACACAAAAGGAGCTTGATCGATTAGGAGTTAAAATCAAAATAGAACAATTTAAATCTGGTGCAATTAATAAATCCGTTTCAATTCCTAATACTTACGAACGTCTAAAACAACATCCAGCTGGTCTTGATCAAATTACCAGCAGCATGGTTAAAGGAACCATCGAAGCCGTCGATATTATGGTCTTTATACTTGTTCTAGGTGGACTGATTGGTATTGTTCAAGCGAGTGGGTCCTTTGAATCAGGGTTGTTAGCACTTACTCAAAAAACCAAAGGTCATGAATTTATGTTGATTATGTTCGTAGCAATTTTAATGATTCTGGGTGGAACACTATGTGGCATTGAAGAGGAAGCTGTAGCGTTCTATCCTGTACTCGTTCCAATATTTATTGCGCTCGGATATGATTCTATTGTCTCTGTCGGTGCAATTTTCTTAGCAAGCTCTGTGGGCAGTACATTCTCAACAATCAACCCATTCTCAGTCGTCATTGCTTCTAATGCAGCAGGAATAACTTTTACTGATGGTCTTTATTGGAGAATAGGCGCTTGTATCATCGGTGCCATATTTGTTATTAGTTATTTGTTCTGGTATTGTAAAAAAATTAAAAAAGATCCTAAATCCTCTTATTCTTATGAAGACAAAGTAGCATTTGAAAAACAATGGTCTGTGCTCCATGAAGACGGTTCTTCTGAGTTTACATTACGTAAAAAGATTATTCTTACGCTTTTCGTCTTACCGTTCCCTATTATGGTTTGGGGCGTCATGACACAAGGATGGTGGTTCCCAGTCATGGCATCTGCATTCTTAATCTTTACCATTGTCATCATGTTTATTGCTGGGACAGGACAATATGGTTTAGGTGAAAAAGGTACTGTAGATGCATTCGTTAATGGCGCTTCAAGTTTAGTAGGTGTATCTTTAATCATTGGTTTAGCTCGAGGAATTAACTTAGTATTGAATAAAGGAATGATTTCTGACACAATCTTGCACTTTTCATCATCTATCGTGCAACATATGAGTGGGCCTTTATTTATCATTGTTCTGCTCTTTATCTTTTTCTGTTTAGGATTTATCGTGCCATCATCATCAGGATTAGCACTACTATCTATGCCTATCTTTGCGCCATTAGCTGATACAGTAGGTATACCAAGATTTGTTATTGTTACAACATATCAATTCGGTCAGTATGCAATGTTGTTCTTAGCGCCTACTGGACTTGTAATGGCAACACTTCAAATGTTA
- the arcC gene encoding carbamate kinase — protein sequence MSKIVVALGGNALGQSPKEQLDLLKSTAKSLVSLINKGYEIVISHGNGPQVGSINLGLNYAAEHKQGPPFPFPECGAMSQAYIGYQMQESLQNELHSMGIDKQVVTLVTQVQVASDDSAFNNPTKPIGLFYTKEQADKTTKEKGYTFVEDAGRGYRRVVPSPQPINIVELDSIETLITHGTLVIAAGGGGVPVIKENEVYKGVDAVIDKDKTSALLAAHLQSDQLIILTAVDHVYINYGKENQKGLGEVSVDEMKKHISDGQFAKGSMLPKVEAALQFLEKNTKGSVLITSLAGLGDALDGKIGTLIKN from the coding sequence ATGTCTAAAATCGTCGTAGCTTTGGGTGGTAACGCTTTAGGGCAATCACCTAAAGAACAATTAGATTTATTAAAAAGTACAGCTAAATCTCTAGTAAGTTTAATCAATAAAGGATACGAAATTGTAATTAGTCATGGTAATGGCCCACAAGTTGGAAGTATTAACTTAGGTTTAAATTATGCGGCGGAACACAAACAAGGTCCTCCTTTTCCTTTCCCTGAATGTGGAGCTATGAGCCAAGCTTATATTGGCTATCAAATGCAAGAAAGTTTACAAAACGAACTTCATTCAATGGGCATAGATAAACAAGTTGTTACGCTAGTAACACAAGTTCAAGTTGCAAGCGATGATTCTGCTTTCAATAACCCTACTAAACCAATTGGATTATTTTATACAAAAGAGCAGGCTGATAAAACCACGAAAGAAAAAGGTTATACTTTTGTAGAAGATGCTGGACGTGGCTATCGTCGCGTTGTCCCTTCCCCACAACCTATAAATATAGTCGAGTTAGATAGTATAGAAACATTAATCACGCATGGAACACTAGTTATCGCTGCCGGCGGTGGTGGAGTTCCAGTGATTAAGGAAAATGAAGTTTATAAAGGTGTTGATGCAGTTATTGATAAAGATAAAACGAGCGCTTTATTAGCAGCACATTTACAATCTGATCAATTAATCATATTAACTGCTGTAGATCATGTTTACATTAACTATGGAAAAGAAAACCAAAAAGGTCTTGGTGAAGTATCTGTGGATGAAATGAAAAAACATATATCTGATGGTCAATTTGCTAAAGGAAGTATGCTTCCAAAAGTTGAAGCTGCACTTCAATTTCTTGAAAAAAATACTAAAGGCAGTGTTTTGATTACATCTCTAGCAGGCTTAGGGGACGCTTTAGACGGTAAAATAGGAACATTAATTAAGAATTGA